TGACGGTGGTGGCTGTTTTCGCGGATGAGGTGGCCGCCCTCGTCGAGGCGCAGGATTATCCGGACCTGCCGCCGGTGTGCGCTCCATCGCTGACAGAACAGGTGTTGTCCGGCCTGAAAGTATTCGGAATGGCTTTGTCCCTGAACGTCCTGGCCCTGCCGGTGTCCTTTTTCCTGCCGTTTGTGCCGCTGGTCCTCAACGGCTTTCTTCTGGGCCGGGAGTATTTCGGGGACATTGCCCTGCGGCACCTTTCGCCGGAGGACGCGGGGACCCTGCGCGGCCTCAACAGCTTCAGGATATGGCTGTGCGGTATTGTTCTTGCCCTGCTGTCTTGGGTTCCGGTGCTGAATCTGGTGATGCCGGTCGTGGGAACCGTCTTTATGGTGCATGTTTTCCACCATCTGCGCCAGTCAGCGATCAGGAACGGGGCGCTGCCGCCCGTCGCAGCCGGTCGTTGATGGCTATACCCAGGCCGGTGTCCGGGATGGGTGTGACAGCGATAGCTGTGTGATCGGGGGTATCCAGGGCCCGGAGCATGGCAAACAGGTTGGCAG
This window of the Pseudomonadota bacterium genome carries:
- a CDS encoding EI24 domain-containing protein, which translates into the protein MGYAGFLAQGFGCLRRPPFLWLMAKSAALSLGIVILVTAVVVLMLGNTTILSDGNADLLLDAAGVIMAGAGMVYFFPVITVTVVAVFADEVAALVEAQDYPDLPPVCAPSLTEQVLSGLKVFGMALSLNVLALPVSFFLPFVPLVLNGFLLGREYFGDIALRHLSPEDAGTLRGLNSFRIWLCGIVLALLSWVPVLNLVMPVVGTVFMVHVFHHLRQSAIRNGALPPVAAGR